The window CATGACGTCTTCGGCCGAAGGGCTGGAAAGACCAGACATCGCCTCCGCAACGGCGCGCCAACTGATGTGCGTCGTTTTTGCGGATATGGCTGGCTATTCCGCGCTGACGTCCCGCGACGAGGCGGGCACCCACGCGATGTGGATGAAGTTCGTCAACCAGATCGTCATTCCCAAGACGCGAGAGCAGAACGGCACCATCATCCGCACGCTCGGCGATGGCATACTCATGACATTCGAGAGCGCCTCGGCCGCCGTGAAATGGTCCCTCGACGTGCAAAAGGCGATCAAGGACGCCCGCGTCGAGAGTATCAATCCCTATCGTGGCCTTGCCCTCCGCATTGCCGTCCACATCTGCGAGGCGATCTGTGACGGTGCCGACGTCTACGGTGACGGCGTCAATATCACCAAGCGCCTGCAGGACAGCACTGCGCCCGATGGCATCATCGTGTCGGAGGAACTCTATTTCGCAGTGCGCAAGGCGATCCCACTGCAGGTTCGCAACCTCGGATTCCTGAACCTCAAGAACATCTCGGAGCCGGTTCGCGCTTTCGAGATCATCCAGACGGCAGCCCTGCCGGCCTCCGGCTTTCTCGAGATCCAGAGCAATCTGCCGTCCATCGCCGTATTGCCGTTGCAGAACCTCTCCGGCAAGGACAGCGACACCTATTTCTCCGATGGTGTGGTCGAGGATATCATCATTTCGCTCTCCGCCCTGAAGGAGCTGTTTGTCATCAGCCGCGCCTCGGCGCTCGCCTTCGGCACCGGCCCGACAGACCCACGAGAGGTCGGCCGAATCCTCGGCGTTCGCTATGTTTTGCAAGGGACGATGCGCCGCTCGGAAGCGCGGATTCGTGTGTCCACAACCCTGTCCGATACGCAGTCCGGAGAGACCTTATATTCAGAAAAATGTGAATTTTCCCACAGCGACTTATTCGAGGTGCAAGATAGGATCGTGGAGCGTGTGGTGTCCCGCATTGCGCCCAATGTCCGAGCATCTGAAAGAACGCGTGCCTTGCGAAAACCTCCAGATAATTTCACCGCTTACGACAATTGTCTGAAAGCGCTGGACCTCATGACTTCGCTCGACAGGGCGCGGTTCGATGAGGCGATGGATTATCTGAACAAGGCAATGGAACTCGATCCGAACTTCGTCATGCCGGTCGCCTACGCCGCTCGTTGGCACTGCATCTACATCGGCCAGGGCTGGGCCGAAAATCGGGATGCCATGGTTGCCTCTGCCCGCGAGTACGCTTCC of the Algicella marina genome contains:
- a CDS encoding adenylate/guanylate cyclase domain-containing protein, translated to MSRTMTSSAEGLERPDIASATARQLMCVVFADMAGYSALTSRDEAGTHAMWMKFVNQIVIPKTREQNGTIIRTLGDGILMTFESASAAVKWSLDVQKAIKDARVESINPYRGLALRIAVHICEAICDGADVYGDGVNITKRLQDSTAPDGIIVSEELYFAVRKAIPLQVRNLGFLNLKNISEPVRAFEIIQTAALPASGFLEIQSNLPSIAVLPLQNLSGKDSDTYFSDGVVEDIIISLSALKELFVISRASALAFGTGPTDPREVGRILGVRYVLQGTMRRSEARIRVSTTLSDTQSGETLYSEKCEFSHSDLFEVQDRIVERVVSRIAPNVRASERTRALRKPPDNFTAYDNCLKALDLMTSLDRARFDEAMDYLNKAMELDPNFVMPVAYAARWHCIYIGQGWAENRDAMVASAREYASRAVNLDRQNALALAAYGHVKSYLERDYDSAIVFLDRARELAPSHALAWINSAAALSYVGRAEEALAHAEFAIRLSPHDPDIYMYYDVLSGVYYWNDRFSEGILWASQARALNGSYTSNLRQLAVNYAALGQKKEARRAADELLRLDPDFRVSTYAENSCPFREPESKERFLNHLAEAGLPQ